One Setaria italica strain Yugu1 chromosome II, Setaria_italica_v2.0, whole genome shotgun sequence DNA segment encodes these proteins:
- the LOC101773723 gene encoding protein SAWADEE HOMEODOMAIN HOMOLOG 2: MERRSSVRFSPSEIAKMEKLVADIKEQVLDDKFCQKLAEEFNRSAGRAGSKALQATQVQGWFLKKFPVSATKPTCVPTVSQEKTAASEVNVSVSEKKSAASEEKPFPLDTSISNNEDEVSAVFPLETRDKIPELEELEFEAKSAKDSAWYDIAIFLAHRRNRAGEVEVRVRFEGFGADEDEWVNVKKCIRQRSIPVEASQCKSIVEGDLVLCFREGNDEALHFDAHVLEVQRKQHDIRGCRCVFLVEYDHDRSQERVSLKRLSRRPKYF, translated from the exons ATGGAGCGGCGGTCCTCCGTCCGCTTCTCTCCCTCCGAG ATTGCAAAGATGGAGAAATTGGTTGCCGACATAAAAGAGCAAGTCTTGGATGACAAGTTCTGCCAGAAGCTTGCAGAAGAATTTAA TCGTTCTGCTGGTCGAGCTGGTAGTAAAGCGTTACAGGCTACACAG GTTCAAGGATGGTTCCTTAAAAAGTTTCCAGTATCAGCCACTAAACCTACTTGTGTGCCCACTGTTTCCCAAGAAAAGACTGCAGCCTCAGAAGTAAATGTATCAGTTTCTGAGAAAAAGTCTGCAGCTTCTGAAGAAAAGCCTTTCCCTCTTGATACTAGTATTTCAAACAACGAGGATGAGGTTTCTGCTGTTTTTCCGTTAG AAACTAGAGATAAAATTCCCGAACTTGAAGAGCTGGAGTTTGAGGCGAAGTCTGCAAAGGATTCTGCATG GTATGACATTGCCATTTTCTTGGCACACAGGAGGAACAGGGCGGGTGAAGTA GAAGTCCGGGTGAGATTCGAGGGTTTTGGGGCTGATGAGGATGAGTGGGTGAATGTGAAGAAGTGCATCCGCCAGCGTTCCATTCCTGTGGAGGCCTCCCAGTGCAAATCCATTGTCGAAGGAGACCTTGTCCTCTGCTTCAGG GAGGGAAACGATGAGGCATTGCATTTCGACGCTCATGTTCTTGAAGTTCAGCGGAAGCAGCATGATATTAGGGGGTGCAGATGTGTATTCCTTGTTGAATACGATCATGATCGAAGCCAG GAGAGGGTGAGCCTGAAAAGACTGTCCCGGCGTCCAAAGTACTTCTGA
- the LOC101773311 gene encoding uncharacterized protein LOC101773311, producing the protein MARLFRESRRDSSHSSSSNGFLPPAAAAASSSSALPSPFPDLGVPLSAADFREAAYEVLVAASRTTGGKPLTYIPQSASGAAAPASPASSASSASSASLQRSLTSAAASKMKKALGLRSSASSKGVGSPGSGGKAAAPPRRPATVGELMRVQMRVSEPADARIRRGLLRIAASQLGRRAESMVLPLEFLQQFKASDFPDPQEYEAWRSRNLKLLEAGLLLHPLVPLNKSDSSAQRLRQIIRGAYDRPLETGKNSESMQSLRTSVMSLAGRSHDGTSGGCHWADGFPLNLHLYQMLVEACFDNDEGTVVDEIDEVMELLKKTWVILGINEMLHNLCFTWALFNHFVMSGQVDIELLSAAENQLAEVAKDAKTTKDPNYCKVLSSTLSSIMGWTEKRLLAYHETFNTSNIESMQGIVSIGVSAARVLVEDISHEYRRRRKEETDVARSRVETYIRSSLRTAFALRMEEADSKRSSRNPTPVLSILAKDIGDLAIKEKNLYSPILKTWHPLASGVAVATLHSCYGNELKQFVAGLTELTPDTVQVLKSADKLEKDLVNIAVEDSVDSDDGGKSLIREMPPYEAENAIANLVKVWIKERVDRLKGWVDRNLKQETWNPGANRENFAPSSVEMLRVIGETLDAFFELPIPMHPALLPDLTAGLDRSLQLYVSKAKSGCGTRNTFMPQLPPLTRCEVGSKLLFKKKEKPQNLQVRVSQNGATNGNDPLGLPQLCVRLNTLQYIRGELENLEKKIKTCLRNVESAQADITDGVDIKFELCQVACQEGIQQICETTAYKVTFYDLGHVLWDTLYVGDTASNRVEVLLRELDPVLETISGTVHNKVRNRAITALMKATFDGFLLVLLAGGPLRAFTRQDSQLIEDDFRALRDLYLADGDGLPEELVDKASSQVKNVLPLFRADSESLIERFKRMMVESNRSASKNRLPLPPTTGHWSPNEPNTVLRVLCYRSDETATKFLKKTYNLPKKI; encoded by the exons atggcTCGCCTGTTCCGCGAGTCCCGCCGGGACTCGtcccactcctcctcctccaacggcttcctcccgcccgccgcggcggcggcctcctcctcctcggcgctcCCCTCGCCGTTCCCGGACCTCGGGGTTCCGCTCTCGGCTGCCGACTTCCGGGAGGCCGCCTACGAGGTCCTGGTCGCGGCGTCCCGCACCACGGGCGGGAAGCCGCTCACGTACATCCCGCAGTCCGCGTCGGGTGCGGCGGCCCCGGCgtccccggcctcctccgcgtcctcggcctcctccgcctcgctcCAGCGCTCcctcacctccgccgccgccagcaagaTGAAGAAGGCGCTCGGCCtccgctcctccgcctcctccaagGGCGTCGGCAGCCCCGGGAGCGGCGGCAAGGCGGCCGCCCCCCCGCGGAGGCCCGCCACGGTCGGGGAGCTCATGCGGGTGCAGATGCGCGTCTCCGAGCCCGCCGACGCCAGGATCCGCAGGGGGCTCCTCCGCATCGCCGCCAGCCAG CTTGGCAGGCGTGCGGAATCGATGGTCTTGCCCTTGGAATTCCTGCAACAATTCAAGGCATCAGATTTCCCTGATCCTCAAGAGTATGAGGCATGGCGGAGTAGGAATCTAAAGCTTCTTGAGGCTGGTTTGCTTCTGCACCCACTCGTTCCATTGAACAAATCAGACAGTTCTGCACAACGGTTGCGGCAAATTATACGTGGTGCATATGATAGGCCACTTGAAACTGGGAAGAACTCCGAGTCAATGCAGAGCCTACGCACTTCTGTCATGTCCCTTGCTGGAAGATCTCATGATGGAACTTCTGGTGGATGCCACTGGGCAGATGGTTTCCCCTTGAATCTCCATCTCTACCAAATGTTGGTAGAAGCTTGCTTTGATAATGATGAAGGCACTGTGGTTGATGAGATCGATGAGGTGATGGAGCTCTTGAAGAAAACCTGGGTTATTCTTGGAATTAATGAGATGCTCCACAATCTTTGCTTTACTTGGGCATTGTTCAACCATTTTGTTATGTCTGGTCAAGTAGATATCGAGCTGCTTTCTGCTGCAGAGAATCAGTTAGCAGAAGTTGCTAAGGATGCCAAGACCACAAAAGATCCAAATTACTGTAAAGTATTGAGTTCAACATTAAGCTCAATAATGGGTTGGACTGAGAAAAGACTTCTAGCATATCATGAAACCTTCAATACAAGTAATATTGAGTCTATGCAAGGCATTGTCTCAATTGGAGTGTCAGCTGCAAGGGTTCTTGTTGAAGATATATCCCATGAATATCGTCGTAGAAGGAAAGAAGAGACTGATGTAGCTCGCAGCAGGGTAGAGACCTACATAAGGTCTTCACTCCGCACAGCTTTTGCCCTA AGAATGGAAGAAGCAGATTCAAAACGGTCATCAAGAAACCCTACTCCAGTCCTTTCTATCCTTGCAAAGGACATCGGTGATCTAGCTATAAAGGAGAAAAATTTGTACAGTCCAATACTGAAGACATGGCATCCCCTTGCTTCGGGTGTTGCTGTTGCAACCCTTCATTCTTGTTACGGAAATGAGCTGAAGCAGTTCGTAGCTGGGCTTACAGAGCTGACCCCAGATACAGTTCAAGTGCTTAAATCAGCAGACAAATTAGAGAAGGACCTTGTTAATATTGCTGTAGAAGATTCTGTGGATAGTGATGATGGAGGCAAGTCACTAATCAGAGAAATGCCGCCATatgaagccgaaaatgcaatTGCTAATCTGGTGAAAGTGTGGATAAAAGAAAGGGTAGACAGGCTCAAGGGATGGGTTGACCGGAATTTGAAGCAAGag ACCTGGAATCCAGGTGCCAACAGGGAGAATTTTGCTCCCTCTTCTGTGGAGATGCTTCGGGTTATTGGTGAAACGCTGGATGCATTTTTCGAATTACCTATACCAATGCATCCAGCTCTTCTTCCTGATCTGACAGCTGGACTGGATAGAAGCCTACAGCTTTATGTATCTAAAGCTAAATCTGGCTGTG GAACACGGAATACCTTTATGCCCCAATTACCTCCATTAACACGCTGCGAGGTGGGCTCCAAGTTATTATTCAAGAAAAAGGAGAAGCCACAAAATCTGCAGGTTCGCGTATCGCAAAATGGAGCAACAAATGGAAATGATCCCTTGGGGCTTCCTCAACTCTGTGTGCGCTTGAATACACTTCAGTACATCCGTGGTGAGCTCGAGAACCTAGAGAAGAAGATAAAAACATGTTTGCGAAATGTTGAGTCAGCTCAGGCAGACATCACAGATGGAGTGGACATCAAGTTTGAGCTTTGTCAGGTGGCCTGTCAAGAAGGCATCCAGCAGATCTGTGAGACAACTGCGTATAAGGTCACATTCTATGACTTGGGCCATGTTCTCTGGGACACCCTTTATGTTGGTGATACCGCATCAAACAGGGTGGAGGTACTGTTGAGAGAGCTTGACCCTGTCCTTGAGACAATATCTGGTACAGTGCACAACAAAGTGCGGAACCGTGCTATAACTGCGCTGATGAAAGCAACTTTTGATGGTTTCTTGCTGGTGCTTCTTGCTGGTGGTCCTTTGCGTGCTTTCACCCGCCAAGACTCTCAGTTAATAGAAGATGACTTCAGGGCCCTCAGAGATCTGTATTTGGCGGACGGGGATGGTCTGCCAGAAGAATTAGTTGACAAGGCCTCCTCCCAGGTCAAGAATGTCCTGCCCCTGTTCAGAGCAGACTCTGAAAGCCTCATTGAGCGATTCAAACGTATGATGGTTGAATCAAATCGGTCAGCGTCCAAGAACAGGTTACCATTGCCTCCAACGACAGGGCATTGGAGCCCGAATGAGCCTAACACAGTCCTGCGAGTTCTGTGCTACCGGAGCGATGAGACGGCTACAAAGTTCCTCAAGAAAACTTACAACCTACCGAAGAAGATTTGA